The Aquipuribacter hungaricus region CCGCCGCCCATGGAGTGCCCCATGACGGCGAGCCGGCTGCCGTCCACCCGGGTGCGCACGGTGCTGCTGCCCGTCAGGTAGTCGGCCGCCGCCTGGAGCTGCCGGCCCCGGGAGGCAGGCTGGTCGTAGCGGCTGGACGTGTCGATGGTGAAGACCACGAACCCCTGGGACGCCAGGCGGGGCCCGAGCCACGCGATGCTCGACTGCGCCGCCGTGTAGCCCGGCGCGATGACGACCCCGCCGAAGGTGCCGGCGGACGTGGACGTCGGGTAGTAGATGGTGCCGCCGCCGAAGCCGGTCGTCGCGTACCGCGACACCGTGGTCGTCGACACCGCGAACGACCCGCGGGTCGCCTCGATGCTGGCGACCGTCGGCGCGGGACCCCGCTCGTACGGGTTGACGGTGACGGCGGCCGCGGGCAGGCCGCCGGACAGCGGCACGACCGCCGCGAGCGCCAGGGCAGCGAGCCGACGGACGAGGCCGCCGGAGCGACCGTGCGTGCTGCGCGGCCGGGTC contains the following coding sequences:
- a CDS encoding alpha/beta hydrolase family protein, with translation MTVSPTSLSLPGPRTADAGATRPRSTHGRSGGLVRRLAALALAAVVPLSGGLPAAAVTVNPYERGPAPTVASIEATRGSFAVSTTTVSRYATTGFGGGTIYYPTSTSAGTFGGVVIAPGYTAAQSSIAWLGPRLASQGFVVFTIDTSSRYDQPASRGRQLQAAADYLTGSSTVRTRVDGSRLAVMGHSMGGGGTLEAVKANPRFQAAIPLTPWNTDKTWPEVTVPTLIIGAQNDSVASVGAHSVPFFTSIPGTTDKAYVELRGASHYAPNSANTTIARSSIAWLKRFVDDDLRYSQFLCAPPGTSLQVSDYRDSCPY